A segment of the Cricetulus griseus strain 17A/GY chromosome 6, alternate assembly CriGri-PICRH-1.0, whole genome shotgun sequence genome:
AATGAACTGTTGCTTTTGGTCTTCTCTGGAGTCATTGCCATGACAACACTCTTGACTGTGGTGATCTCCTACCTCTTCATTGTTGCTGCTATCTTGAGGATCCGCTCAGCAGCAGGAAGACACaaagccttctccacctgtgCTTCCCATCTGACAGCTGTGACTTTGTTCTATGGCTCCATCAGCTTCAGTTACATTCAGCCAAGCTCACAGTACTCCTTAGAACAAGAGAAGGTGGTGTCTGTATTTTACACCCTGGTGATTCCCATGTTGAACCCATTGATTTACAGTTTAAGGAACAAGGAAGTAAAGGATGCTGTGAAAAGAGTCATGGAGATGAAACATTTCCTTCATTGAATTAAGATTGTATGTTTCTGAGAAAACAACATAAGACACTGAATCATGTAATAATGTTTGTGATGATCGAATAAAGATTCAATCTACTGGAATCATGGTGTTTGTTCAGTTTGAGTATTAGGTCCTATTATGATTAAAAAAGGCATTGAATAATTATGTGGAATGATTCCCAATATTGTATTGGATTTTCTAGCTTATCCCTAGACTAAATCCtaagaaaataactaagacaattgGTAATATTTTCAATGCCTTATgtgaattaaattttaatttaaatgtattatatactaaatatataattgatgtttaatatatatacaaatatataaatatatctgcaGAAACATATGGAGCTATCTATGATTTTTATATACACAATAAGgacagaataaattaaaatattcaaagataAAACTCACAAAAATGATTTGCTTGTTGCTCTATTGAGCAATATAGACAAGTAAAGTGTTTTCCAACACAAAAATATCTGTGACTGGTATATTCAGCAAATTGAAAACATTGTGTTTCCTTCCTATGTTGAAGAAACCTGATAAAGTaggtttattttatgaatttctgcactaaatcagaaaaataattccataaaatattttcttgctgACTCTAAAATGTcttctattaaaataatttttatatctgTATAGTTTGATATTTCTAATATGCAAATTATGATTTTAGAAATCTAATGGGTTCATGAGCTTATGTGTGGTTATTGTAAATGCACCTGAGTATCCACAAAAGCTACAAAACACCATTGGATACCTCACAACTgaaattatgtttataaaatttatGAATAAATATGTCCTGGGAGTACTAGAAGGATTGGTAAGGTAAACATGGAATATGTCTGAAATAATAATATATCTTGAAGCACATGCTAGAAATTTTCTATGAAACAAGTTACCAGTTCTGATTGTGTgacaatacataaaacaaatttcaATTATGTTATATTAAAGTAAAACGTCCCATTTAACAACATCCTgaaatatgttaaatatttatgaaaaacagGACAGCAGTTTTCAATCATTTACTGGGAGTAACAGTAACTGGGCATGGCTGATGAGAATAGTTTCACTTTTTTTTATACTAATGGAGAAAAGTTCAGTGTCAATGGGTTGGAAAATTTCTGTCTTCATCCTATTTACCATAGAATTAAAGAAGTGGAtccatgtggaataggctcccaaagtccacacatatgctagggataagtatagagggataatccctgaggcaagacacacgggggtgggcctaggccttatcccaaaggatgtgatagactctgatgacccctgtggaaggcctcaccctccatggggagcagaaaggatatgtgataggtagggttttagttggggggggtgtaggggaagaggggaggcaaagggacctgggattgacatgtaaaacaatcttgtttctatttcaaattaaaaaaaaaatctgcaaaaaacagaacgaaatgaaaaaaaaaaaaaagaactgaaccTATACAAACTTATCCCCATATAGTTATTACTATTTTACTCCATTTTCTTGAGGTCATATAAAGACTGCAAAATCCACACATTTGGATAGTAGAGATCAATGAAAATAGCACCAATAACAACTCACACAAGTATTAATAATGGATTATTACCAACACATTAATGGATAGTGTGTATCCAGATGTAGAGGATCAGACACAGGATAGTTTACCACAGTCTTTGATTTGTGCACCAGCAGATTTAGTCAAATTTAGATTTAGatagtttcaaaataaaacatctcaTTAAAACTGTAGTCACCCACAGATTATAatttccatccttctttctttaaCACTGCAACTACATATGTGTAATGACTCTATGTTAGGCATCATTACTACTctgaaataatcaataaaaataaaaggatatatGTGAGCAATGTTTTCTGCTTTGCATAAGGAACAGAATAAtctatggattttcttttctgtaggaAATCAGGAAGCCAGTTTACCACTGATACTCAAGGAAGGgtaatataaataaattctaGTAAACAAACCTCATATAAAAGAGtgtgaaatggaaaataaattcttTGAAGTTTAAGAATGGAATTGGGATTTCTTGGATGGATCAGAATGGATTTGATGGTTTCACAGAAATGGCCTGTTTCATACTGGCAATGATTGTTTGAGAATACAGATTTTACAAAACTTATAAAagtacatagaaaaaaaaaacattagaaacTAAGGGAACATATGCTAATCACATTGTTTGTGAGACTGAATCTTACCAAGTTGCCTTGTAAATAGTACTATTAGTTTAGTTTTTatggatttttaatttatttgtttccaAGATGTAACTCTATATGCCATGTTCACTTGAATCCCAAGTAGCCCAAAGTATTCTAGAACCCATAGAGGCCTTTCTCTGTCAGCATCCTTACTGCTTACTttgggaattacaggcatgatAAGTCACCCCGggctagtttttattttagaaaataaaacttacaCTTCAGAGGAAATTAGCTCTAGCTCtgaaaatgagaataattttacttaattatAGATATAGAGAGCATTTTGCAACACTGCTGCAAATTTCCCTCCAGACATGATTTAAGGGGAAGCAAGTAATCAGAAATTCTGTAACAGCTGATACACCCTAGATGAAGAAAACAGTAAGCAACTATGTGTGTGGCATTGTTTCCTAAAGTAGAGTCCACTAGTATTTCCagttcatttgcttgttttttctgtttgtgatttAAGCCAAAGTCCCATGCTAAAGTACTAAGCAAAGATCTGTGTTGGTTCTGTTGCTAGGATTTTGCAAATTTATACCATCTACTTCCTTTGActatgcattttgttttttattacaaCACTCAGGAAATGGAATGCCTTTGGGGCGTCATTAAGTTCCTAAGAGTTTCTCAAATCCCTGAAGAAGCACAGAGAAACTTCGAGCAACATGTATATCACAACCTTTGAGTCAGAGATTTACTCCAGGGATGGTTCCGTTTGAACCAAGGCAAATATATAACAGAGTACCTTATCTCAACTTGTCTTCCAGCATGATATTAATGatcatattttcatttcaatgGTTCTGTGACATTGATTCTCCCATATGTGCGGACAGATTTCAATCTCACCCCTGCTGTTTGAAACTTTTGTCATTTGCTGAATTTGCACatcattttaaaagtaagaattttagtgtttctttttaatttttgtttgaaaagaTGAAGAAGTAACCAGGGTGTAGATAGTCACTAGGTCCTTAAATGGACTGtgatattgaatattttttttatttgtaaactaAAGTAACTTATTTAATTATTGCATAAATAATGCTGTAATTTAGCTACTGTTTTAATGATTAAAATCATATGTTGAGATTTTTAATCTGACTGACTTGCCCAATTACACAGTTATAATTTGCCTTTTACTTCTTTGCTTTAAGtatatttctttttcctcaggAATATCAGGTAGTGTTTACGTCTTTTcaatatttatacatacacacatacacacacacatacacacacacagagataggtagacagaaagacagacagacatacacacacactcaaaatataTTAATCTAAATGTTTTTGAGCTCACTTTACATTACAAAAGAAGAACTACAGTTCAAAAATACTTATGTCTATCCTTTAAACGTTGTAATATAAATgtgatattattttcttctttttattatttaataccCATAAACCATGGCACTTTTCTATGTTTTAATCACAATATAAAGGAAAAGAACCCCCAATTAACATGTGATAACACTGATGTtcacaattaattaatttttagaaaatgataCCTGTTATCTAGTTTTCAGGAGGACTACGATCCAATGAAGCTCACCAGTCACTTATGAAATATAAACTCTGCTCCAGAAGGAATTGGTGAGAGCAACTGGGTTGGTCTCCAgctgtaattataattttatcatttttaaaataagtaagaaaaGGAAGCTACCTTTATCTGGTActctattttgaaataaattgaaCCCAGTGTACTAAAAAAGGCATGTGTTTTGAATTCTGCAGAAAAAATAAGaagtaataaattataaataatatgatACATACAACAATAATTAATAACTAGTAATAAATTTTATACCTGAGTTGATATTAAGTCAGTTATGCACTCTTCTATTTGGGGCTCAATAGTTTGGAATGTGATTTAGAATGAGTCAGACTGCATGTTCATTTGAATCTTCAAATTGTTCATGGTACTTCAGACAACAAGCTGGACCATGATAGTAGAAGTCTtagcaaatatatacacacatatattactTACAATACACAgctaatatgtattttatatttatttatgatgtatatgTGAAAAATTAAGTTTCAGAGAAACACTGCACTAACAGaaatacatttgtaaaatttaataaataagttTTGCCTACGATAAAAATTGGGTTACACgatgaaaactaataaaatttgcaaagaattgtcttaatattttaaatacctGCTTTTTTAAGGGCATTTACTATGAGATGAAATGTGAAAGCTAGTAACCAACAGAGCCCTGAGTCACAGAATAAGGGTTCTCAGAGTATGGTCTTGAATGCCTGGTCTATGCTTATTGACACAATTAAAAAGACAATGAACAGATACAAGGGATTTGTAGGTTTTAAATATCATGCACAAGGCCTTGCATTTTTTAtcctaaaacatacacacaaacacacagtcatatacacatactcatatgcacaaacatgcacacaatacaagtgcatgcatgcataaacacacacacacacatgcacgcacaccccacacacactcatacacacacacacacacacacacacacacacacacacacacacacacacatgcacacactgtagGAAATAATGTTGAAGGCATTGAGTGAGTATACTTATAGGGAATACACCAATACATTTGAGTTCATGACCATAATAAGCACATGTTGTACCACTGAGGTTAAGCCTGACCAAATTATCTAGACTTTTTCAAATGCACTATGTGTTGATATATTTTCATTACTGCTATTAatgtcaattaaaataataaaagaggaaTACAAAATGGAGACACCAGTCAAAATCCAGCATAAGTGTTTATGTTTTATAAAGGAGGCATTTACTGTCCTTAGAAGGAACTTCTGTTTAGCTCTTTGTGAACCTTATGTATtgcaattaatatatatatatatatatatatatatatatgaatatagcaTTAGTTTTATCTAATCATGCACATGATCACTAAAAAGCAACAGAACAATGTATCAAAAAATTATAGATGGTTTACTTAAATGCTTCTATGTTTATTAAACAGAAGCACTAGAGGGGAGAGAGAATTGCATATTACCAATAATGTAGCTGGTTTGGAAATCTTAAGATATTGTTATTCTAATATTACTGCCAGTTTATCTAAGTCTATCATTAACAGGTACCAAGACAAACAAGTGCATGGCTGATGTCAATGTCACATTTGTTACTGACTTTATCCTTTTGGGACTGACAGATCGTGATGAACTCAAGGTGTTTCTCTTTATATTGTTCCTGTTGATTTATGCCATTTCTTTGGTGGGGAATGTAGGAATGTTCTTTCTAATCCACATAACACCTAagctccacacacccatgtaccaCTTTCTTAGCTGTTTGTCATTTGTGGATGCATGGTATTCTTCCATATTTGCACCCAAAATGCTTCTGAACTTCTTTGTTGAAAGAGAGATCATCTCATTCTCTGCGTGTATTCtgcagtattttttgtttgtatcaCTTCTTACAACAGAGGGCTTCCTCCTGGCTGCAATGGCTTATGACCGATATGTAGCCATTGTGAACCCATTGCTATATACAGTGGCTATGACTAAAATGGTTTGTATTGGGCTGGTGTTGGGCTCATGCATAGGAGGTTTAATAAATTCAGTGACACATACAATTGGCTTAATGAAGCTGTCCTTCTGTGGGCCAAATGTCATCAGTCACTTCTTCTGTGACCTTCCTCCCCTGTTGAAGTTGGCCTGTTCTGACACCTCCATGAATGAACTGTTGCTTTTGGTGTTCACCACTGTCATTGCGATGATTACCTTCTTGACTGTGATGATCTCCTACATCTTCATTGTTGCTGCTATCCTGAGGATCCGCTCAGCAGCAGGAAGACACaaagccttctccacctgtgCTTCTCATCTGACAGCTGTGACTTTGTTCTATGGTTCTATCAGCTTCAGCTACATTCAGCCAAGCTCACAGTACTCCTTAGAACAAGAGAAGGTGGTGTCTGTATTTTACACCCTGGTGATTCCCATGTTGAACCCACTGATTTACAGTTTAAGGAATAAGGAAGTGAAGGATGCTGTGAAAAGGCTCATGGAGATGAAACATTTCTCTTGTTGACTTAAGACAAAGATACACAAAAATATTGACTTaagaaatattgtttataaaaatacaataaaggttaaaaataacTGGAATTACAGTGTCCCTTTGAGTTGAACATTATGTTATACAGTGCTAAAAATGCATTCAATAGTATTACTTCATGGGTGGTATTTTGTTATTTACTCTAAATCCTAGACTCTGACCTAGGGTAGTAAATGCAGAAATGCAtgagtggtgttttgttttttaacctaaaCCCTGGACTTGGACCTAGGGTAGTTATCTGATataattgttaatattttcattcCCTCCTATGAaatgaaattcacaaaaatatgtgttttttgatatagatatacatatttaaaatatagatcTTCAGACACACTagtaagacaaaagacaaaaagataaAGTTTACAACATTAGAGACACATTTTAGCTTATTCATTTTTGAGCAATAGAAATAATTTTCCACATCACAATGTTGGTACTCGCCTCAGTTGAATGTAGcctgtcatatttttaaaatattttcttggtaACATCTAGTTAATGCATTAAAGTGAATGTCCTTCTTTAAAATCAGCTTGAAGATCTCACCTCTAGCCAAGATGCTGCTTGCAATTAATCCATGCTGGAAAGaggaaaaatcatttttctccagTAAATTGTCACTGAATATCTCAACCACACTCCAGAAAAGGACCAAAGTTCAGCAGTGTttacacaaaacaaatgaactcagtggtttttcatttgattttttttttgccttattggcttttgttgttttaactgttgttggattttgcttttttttccttcagttttgatttttgtttatctaCTCTTTGGACAATTATTTGATAGAGAGAGAGTGAACACAAAGTTGGGTACGTAGGGAAGATCTGAGAAAAGTTGGAAGAAAGGAAGATATTTTCAAAaactattatataaatatttattcaaaagaaattttttttgaaaaaataactttttggCAGATCACATTTCCATCCATGGGGTGATATGAGTAGTTCCAATCCCCGGACTTGTGTCCTACTTCCAAATGTGGTATCTGACATAGAGTAAGAGCTTATTGTTGAACTTCCTCCATATTAATGGTTTGCTAAAGCAATCAAGCAAGTTAAACATCCCACAAACATTCATGAAGTTGATTAGGTCAatgtttaaagtttgttttttaaaaattcaccaaTTACATTGACCTAATCTATGACAGCAATTTTACTTGCCCCTGTGCAAACATGGCCTGTATTCAAATTCAACTCCCAAACTCCTGGATATCCAAAGACTATAATCTTAATCTCTAGCATAACAAGGCTACACCACCAAAATATTCTATATTAGGACTGAAGCTAATTCTCAGTTCTTAGATTATTTGCTTAGCCTGAAAGGAGCCCTGGCTTCAATCCCTAGCAATGCATACAATAAACATGATGAAAAACTCATGGAATCCCAAAATTATATAACTGGTTACAGGAATACTCTAAGTTTAATATCcccaattttaatatatatattcaaggccagcctgactacagaagacagtgtttctaaaaatcaaataaaaacaaatatgccTTTGTCTGAATTAAATATTGACATTTTAAACTTAAAGAACATGTTTTTCATTAGAActtataataattttatgaaatacaTATTCTCATTCTTCATCCCTAggaaatttatgtatttttaagtctGATACCTAATATATTTTGTATGAAAATTTAGATAATTTCTATATAAGTTTGGGGTCATCTGTAATGTGAATTATATGAAGTCAATTTTTATGTGAGAAGGGTAAAGAAGAATATCAAGATGCAATTGATCTAATACAGGAAAAAAGAGGAGCAGAGTCTCCTAAGAGAAGCAGAATTGAAGTAAAGATAGGTAAAAGAGGGGTATAGGAAAGATAAACAGTATGGATGACTGAAAAAAGCATATGGAATCATATTACTatttacaaaaaattaaatgaataaaagatacACAAAAACTGCAGGTCAGATAATTCAATGTATAAATGTACAGACATAATTTCATTGAACTTTTTCATCTGGGCTGATGATGCTCCCTCTAAGACCAATGCTACCTAATAAAAATTGCATCAGTCCTGAGAAGCCTTCTTTTAAGTTCTTGGCCAGAGTTTAATAAAAGATAGGCAAAACATAAAGCCATTGCTGTTGCCCTTGATTACTCCACAGAAGTGAAAAGTAACTCTCTATTTCTGAAGACACTGTGTACTTCAGGAACAGGAACATGAGAGTCCTAAATCATAGCTGACTTGACTGCCTATTCCCAGTGAAGTAGCTTCTTCTGATCAAAGGTACTCTGCAGGTATCCAAATGATGAAGGTAACTCACAGTCTCACACAACTATGATGCCTATAAACCACAACAACATCTAGCATGCTATGATAATGCTGTGGGTACAATAGTAGCACATACACCTTGCTGGTAACCAACAACTGTGCAGTTGGACTCAATGACTGCTTGGTACTGAAAACACAGATAACTATGCAGTGATGGTAAAATCATGGTTATTAGAAAAGAATATACAAGCACTACTTTTTAAAACCAACACAATCACTATCAGCAATTAATATAAAAGGTGAGTGCAATCTTtacctctcatcaaggaaactacTCTTAGTAACAGAGGGAGACAGCTAGAGAACAATATAGTTAATCAATAAGTAGAAGCCAAGACCCAATGGAAATATGTACATAGCAGTCCaatacctaaggctcagagagcaCTGTGTAAGTGGGGACAGAAAGATTATAGTATCAGGAGATTAAGGAAGTTTCTTGGGAGATTGAGTCCCCTAGGCACGTCAGAAGCTGTACCTACATAGTCTTTCTAGCATGACTGCTTAAATATGACCTGGACAAGGACAATACCAATGGACATCCCAAACTGGTCTTCAAAAAGCTTTTGAGGCCTCAAAACTAGACAGAGCCACAAGCATCTAGGAAAAATTCAGAGAGGGAGATATTCTCTTCCTAGATGTTCTCTTCCCAAGGGATGAGGACATCAATCAGTTGTCtggtgccaaatggtcagcctcgacacatacatacaacaggCTACATTtgggaatatgtatgtatatagaaaaACATATGTATGCAATAGCAACTaatggaaaaagaggccatgagtttgaaggacagcaaggaggggtatatgcaaagcatttttgtttgaaatgaggaaacagaaggaagaaatattgtaatttcaatatataaacaaacaaaaaatatagaaatgaaattATGTGTTGAACAAAACACTGCTGTATGTGCCAGAATATATCAGCATTTAGTGAATAGAAATTCTTTCTGACCTGTCTTTTAAcctgaaaaaaataatgattttagcAAAACTGATTATACTATTCACATTATATTAGTGTGTTTAAATTATTGTAAATACTGAAGTCATTATTCTAAGTTCACTGCCTCTTTTGCAAgccattgtttatttatttaattgttttggaTTTCAATCACATATTAGTGACTTAATTATGCACATTAATCTTCAATTAATATTTACAATACCATTTAAGCTGAATTgaactttgtaaatatttttaatccaCTATTCAATTTTTCTACTTAGTGTTCTAATACGACAAAAATGTTGATTAAGAATTATATCCAACTGTCATAATAGTCTATATTACCAATATCACATGTTATCTAGTATATGAAAATAGTAAAATACAACTATATAAACACACTTCAAATTAAATCACATGCAAGGCCTTTGTGTTTCCATATTTAATATATGTCTGTATAGATTATATGtgttacacacatataaaataggtaaataaattataatttcaaagtagaataatttttctcctttatcttGTTTTGTAGTGCTACATTTTTGGGAAGATAGCAAAATTCTTAACTTCCTCAGGTTTACTTGAGCATTTTTAATGAATCCCAGTGTTTACTGTGCCCTGGGGATTTCACCCTCCAAAGAAAAAGACCCAAATATAAACTCAACAGTAAGGAAATTTAGAAACAGATGTATTCTGCTTCTTCACACCAGGTATGTGTCCTGCTTATTTATTACAGCCCAGAATTTATAAATACTTTCACAGGTTTTTCAAGATAAGCAATGTACCCAACACATGAATGTATAGTGATGCAAAGTCGCATGATTTTAATGCTAATTAAGAAGTTCAGGAAATGGAGTCAGGGAAATACCATTCAATGGTTGCTCTTTATACTCACTGTAGGCATATTCTACATTTCCTCAGATAGCTGGGTTTAGTGCTTTATTGTTTGCAAGTTCAAAAGAGAATTGGGTGAAGAAATTATTTCATATCTAGAAGGATTCCTATAAACTGTTGGTTTGTTAATTTGAGTAAAGAAAGATAAACTATTTTTTCCTTCattgtcagaaaaaaaagttttagaatCTAATATAAATTTGATGaaatataacttattttaagcaagagagaaaaaaaattccagacaAAATTGCAATTAgataaattaaaatatca
Coding sequences within it:
- the LOC100767285 gene encoding olfactory receptor 1052, yielding MADVNVTFVTDFILLGLTDRDELKVFLFILFLLIYAISLVGNVGMFFLIHITPKLHTPMYHFLSCLSFVDAWYSSIFAPKMLLNFFVEREIISFSACILQYFLFVSLLTTEGFLLAAMAYDRYVAIVNPLLYTVAMTKMVCIGLVLGSCIGGLINSVTHTIGLMKLSFCGPNVISHFFCDLPPLLKLACSDTSMNELLLLVFTTVIAMITFLTVMISYIFIVAAILRIRSAAGRHKAFSTCASHLTAVTLFYGSISFSYIQPSSQYSLEQEKVVSVFYTLVIPMLNPLIYSLRNKEVKDAVKRLMEMKHFSC